One genomic window of Limanda limanda chromosome 16, fLimLim1.1, whole genome shotgun sequence includes the following:
- the LOC133021941 gene encoding ras-related protein Rab-17-like has protein sequence MGENLPRAPGGARLRRPVQTLRAKMVLLGSSGVGKSCLALRFGKDEFKSTSPTVGCAYLTRMVYLSDVNLRFEIWDTAGQEKYHSVTPLYYRGAHAALLVYDISKRETFLRAQVWLRELEKQVIPGSSVLWLVGNKGDLAEERQVSVQEGQGLASDRGLYFSETSALSGFQVSELLAAIALRVYECVGAQQQGLSEWRETPVVNLRRGDTFSSSAASCCRVGP, from the exons ATGGGGGAGAATCTCCCAAGGGCGCCAGGAGGAGCTCGTCTGAGGAGACCTGTGCAAACCCTCAGGGCTAAGATGGTTCTTCTTGGGAGCTCTGGAGTGGGCAAGTCATGTTTGGCTCTGCGGTTCGGGAAGGATGAGTTCAAGAGCACATCGCCTACTGTTGGCT GTGCCTACCTGACCCGGATGGTGTATTTGAGTGACGTCAATCTTCGCTTTGAGATATGGGACACGGCAGGGCAAGAAAAATACCACAGTGTCACCCCTCTTTACTACAGAGGAGCCCACGCTGCCCTCCTGGTCTATGATATCAGCAAGAGg GAAACGTTTCTCAGAGCTCAGGTGTGGCTCAGAGAGCTGGAGAAGCAGGTCATCCCAGGATCTAGTGTCCTGTGGCTGGTGGGCAACAAGGGGGATCTGGCTGAGGAGAGGCAAGTCTCAGTGCAG GAAGGACAGGGGCTGGCCAGCGACAGGGGCTTGTACTTTTCAGAGACATCTGCATTGTCGGGGTTCCAGGTCAGCGAGTTGTTAGCAGCTATAG CCCTCAGGGTGTACGAGTGTGTAGGAGCCCAGCAGCAGGGTCTGTCAGAGTGGAGGGAGACACCGGTGGTGAATCTGCGTCGCGGGGACAcgttctcttcttctgctgcttcctgctgccGAGTTGGGCCctag